Part of the Betta splendens chromosome 17, fBetSpl5.4, whole genome shotgun sequence genome, AACATCATCGTAAGTTGTTATAGAGGGAaaacctgcagcttcacagttTTAACATTCATGTCTGAATCAGAGGTCGACTAATTAATCTGTTGTCATGTACAATGTACCGATGTAGATTTAAATGTGTTAATGCTAATGATTTGTCTACTGTAAATCTAATCATTCAACAggacagaacaaacaacttaTTCAAACAGGTTTATGAGCAGAAGAGCCTGAAGGGACGAGCCAACGATGCCATTGCCTCAGCCTGCCTCTACATCGCGTGCAGACAGGAAGGTGTACCAAGAACGTTTAAAGGTCAGAGTTGAATCTCCTGTGAAAGACCCTGATGTTGAGAAATGACACAGAATCTGAACAAATGCTGACGCTTGTTTTCTAGTGTATTTGATTTGTCACTTTCAAATTGAATTTGTGCTGAATTATTTCTTTTGTGGATATTAAACTGGAAATTATATTTTGGTGTAGCACAATTGACTGCATGCTTTTTAGTTTTGGTGTGACAGTTTATTCTTTTAAAATTGTTTACTATTAGCACAAACAATTCCTGCCCCTGTTTCTTGCCCCTTCAGAGATCTGCGCCGTCTCCCGGATCTCCAAGAAGGAAATTGGTAGATGCTTCAAGCTCATCCTGAAGGCGCTTGAGACCAGCGTGGACCTCATCACCACAGGAGACTTCATGTCCCGTTTCTGCTCGAACCTCGGTTTACCCAAACAAGTGCAAATGGCCGCCACGTTCATCGCCAGGAAGGCGGTGGAGCTTGACTTGGTGCCTGGCAGGAGTCCcatctctgtggctgcagcggcCATTTACATGGCCTCCCAGGCCTCTGCAGAGAAGAAGACCCAGAAAGGTGAGTGATGAGAAGTTTGTTTTCCCTTTAAAGATACAGAAGAATTCTGGGTTGTCGAAAGTGCAGCTGCTTTCAGGTTCTATATGTAGGTTTATTGCAggtcagatgtttaaactttgTCTTCAATGCTCCTGCAGAAATTGGAGACATCGCTGGTGTCGCAGACGTTACAATCAGACAGTCGTACAGGCTCATCTACCCGAAAGCCGCAGAACTTTTCCCTCCAGACTTCAAATTTGACACACCTGTTGACAAGCTGCCCCAACTGTGAAGACTGTCCTTGCACAGTGATACTTTTCTGCTGTACTTACACGATTGTATTTGTTATAAACTTATTTCTGTTGGATTTGGACGATTTCTCCTGTCCCTTATCAGACTCTCGACCTTTATCAAGGCACTCGCAGGAAATAAATGGACACATTCCAGTGCTTAAACAACCGCTTGCTGactgtacttacagtatttCATTTGAGTGTATATACAGAATGTATATATGTCCAAGTGGGAAAATGTAATTGATGCTTGCAATTTTAGGCTggtttcatactgtacacaaaactttgttttgtaaaaaaaaatgaccAGGTTCTATTTTGTTAGTTTGAATTGTTTtaagtaatttaaaataaaagattttcaTGAAAGCATTATCAGCTTCTAGATTGAAGACCATTAAACCTTTGTTTTCATAAATCCTCTCACTCTGGTCTTTGGTATCAACCCCAGAATGTGAAAAATTTAACAAGGGTGAAAATGTCACACTATTGggatgtaaacaaaaaaaaacaaagccactATTAAAAACGTTTAATTTGTGCAATCATGATGAACAGAGTCCTTTTTTTACACCAGGGTGAACAGCAACGCTTGCAACTCGTACTGAGTACCGTTCATAATGTCTGTCCTGGCATGAACaagcaaagaataaaaaaaatgtacaaactaTTTTCATCATTAACTGCAGATAATTAAGACTATTGATAAAATTAGTGCTTTCAGTTTAACCGTgtacatacataaaatatacCCTGCCCTCCCCTGCAGTGATTTCATATCAAGACTGGAACATTGGACTGATTCATATCCCACATGCAAACTGAAAAAGtcaccagctgtgtttactACGTCAGCTTGAAACTGGATCACAGAACAGTATGAAGCCtttaaagacattttaacaGAAAACTAAACTTACTGAGAAAAGGAGCTCAGCAGGTTTGTTCATCTGTCGTTGGGTTCATCAGTTTAACATGAAGACTTTGTCTGCTGCTTCAAGAGGGACAGGATGAATTTGGTAATTTAGCTGTAACTGTGTGACTCACATATGTGTTATTGCCACTGAGGTAAAAAAAATGCCAGTCATTCAATatggaataaaaataaaagcaggtagTGAATGTCGACCCTCTAGAACCATTCGAGGCCATGAGAAAGACATGAAACGTGtagtgtttttaatttactCTGCCAATTTCATAACAGTTCATAATATATATGTAACACACTGACTTGACTGTTTTATACCAACGAATATTAACAGTGAGATCCTgcatgcaaacatgcacactgatttaaaaaaaggtgtGAGTTGTGGACGAGCACTGGGACCCTACACACACGTAGCTGGTGAAGACGGAAGCAGCAGTAGTAGTCAAGATGTTTGAGCTGAACGGCTCGGCAGCGACGCTTTCAGCATCTCACTCTCACCAAACACCAGTTTCAGACACGATTGTGGCAGAAATGTCCTGAAGCTTGTGGGCTTtgcaaataaagaaaacaataaaatatatgATTGAATATAAACTGTACAGACCAAAACACTGAAGACAGTGACACCAATATAACATGATTGTGATGTTGCCATGTTTGAGTTCATCTCAGTGGTCAAACAAGCGACACGATGACGACGACTCCTTCGCTCTCCAAGTTcttttttaaaagacaaaaacaaagcaaaaaaaaaaacattcttcatgtggataaaaaaataataatgggaATCCTTGTGAAGTTTCTATTTAATGGCACAGAGTTTTGCGTGAAGTCCGCTGGATCTCAACACGTTGGGTAGGGAGGAGGAGAATTTAAAAAGATGTGAAGCTACTGTCACTTCTGTGTTGGCTGgttcacagtgtgtgtctgtgtgtgtgtgtgtgtaatagagGGGGGTCGGTTGATTGAAGCTAACACCAGTCGGCAATGTAAtcaaagtcaaagaacatgTGCTGCTCCTCAGAGTTCAGCGCTCGGGGCTCCCTGGGTGGGGTTAGGATCGGTGCCTCGGAGGTAAATTCATCATCAAAATTGCTGACGTCATTAGCGCCCTGGATAATCGGCACGAAGGGTGGCTTCACTTTCTTGGCCAAAAGTCCATTCCAATCCATGTTCTGTAGAGAAAAACATGTTCACGTGATTTAGCTTTTGTATAAAGTTGAGGGGAATAAAAGCAGAAGTTTTCTTCCTTACCCTGAAGAATAGATGTTTCTTGACCTCCTCTGCGTCCTTTTCTCCTGCTCCAAGACGTCGCTCTGGACTTCTTCTCAAAAGCTAAGCacaaggaaaaaataaaatagtaaaCACCAGGTGGACCTGCTTTGAATCTACATTGATTGAGTTTTCAGTTTTACAGTTTTGAACTATGAATTTGGGTGAGAGGGACGACTACACACCCTTCTCATGATGGAAATGGCCTCGGTCGACAGGAACTGTGGGTAACGGACTTCATCGTTGACAATGCTGTCaaacacctcctcctcatcgtcaccAGGGAAGGGCGACTGAAACAGACGCACAGATGTAATTAACAAAACGCAGAGCCGTGAACGTTCCAATACCATTACAGTGAAAACTGCAAACATTGCTCCCAGCTGTGTATAACATCATTTCACTACTGGGGGAATGAGTGCTCACCTCTCCAACCAGCATCTCAAAGATGAGGACGCCCAATCCCCACCAGTCCACAGCGCGGGTGTACGATGTTTCAGTCAAAACCTCTGGAGCTAAAAACTCTGGTGTGCCACAAAACGTGCTGGTACGGTCTCGAAAACCCATTCctagaaaatacaaaaataaaagagatTAGTACGTTCATCCTGGAGGGTCATGGGACTGTGTCagtcactgttgttgttttacctTCTTTACAAAGTCCAAAGTCAGCAATCTTTACATATCCCTCTGTATCCAGTAGCAGATTATCCAGCTTTAAATCTCtgcaaattacaaaaataatGTATTGGAACTTGATGCATCCTGATGCAAATGGGTTTTTAGAATTAAATTCATTTGAACTTTACCGGTACACAATCTTATGGTCATGCAAGAACTGTAATCCCAATACGACACAGGCTGCATAAAATCTGCAAAAAGGTACCAAACATCAGGTGAGTCGGGTAATAGGTTTaggtgtcaacaaacaaatGCTATAGAAGAAAAGCACGACCAGACATAGTTTTATCAGTTTTGGAAAAGTCATGTGATGAATAACAGAAATGAGTGACAGGCACTCACATGGCCCTGGGCTCAGAAAAAACATCAGCGTGGATGTGCATCATCAGGTCGCCTCCCGCTGCATACTCCATGACGAAACACACATGCTCTTGCGTCTGGAAACACGCGAAAAGGTTGACCAGGAACGGGTGGCGCACGCTGTTGACCGTTTCAAAAATCCTCTTCTCGCACATCAAACTGAAAAAAGGGCAAGAGCACAGTAAAATCAATACAAGTAGAGTTACATTAAACTATGGTCACAcgtttatgttttaatttgatttcaTGATTTGGAAACAGTATCTAGAACATAATTTATGGTTTAAAACAATTTTACCTGTCCACCTCATCGCGAGCCACAATGTCTCCTTTCTTCAGAGCTTTGATAGCAAACATCTCTCCTGTGCTTTTATATTCTGCCAGCAACACCTGCAGTGGGAAGCAGAGGGATGGCTAAGATTCAGCTTCGGTTTCAGTGCTGGGCTTACAGCAGAAAACACCAGCAGGCTGACTGGTTTATACATTAAAGGAACAACCATAAAACAATGTGAAGATGAAAACAGATCTGATGCAGAGCtcagataaataaacaaatcataCCTTTCCAAAGTGACCACGTCCAAGAACTGCAACACATTTGAAGTCCTGCAGACGGAAGTGGAACGGATCTTCTTCCCTGTGgagtttttgtaaaaaaaaaaaaaaaaaaaaaaaaaaaaacaaaaacacaacatataGTTAATTTGAGTTACAGTAAAAATCTAAAAGGCTGACGCCAGGGGGCAGCATTTACACACCTATTTATTTCAGTCAAAGTGACCATAGAACCAAATGTGCTGTGGGGTTTGGTACATTATAAAATGAGTCATATTCTTTTATCTGAATGTACACAAATGTTGAACGCTATGCAAACCTGACCGAGCACACGACTCTCTCACCTTATCTCTGTGCCCTTCTGGATGGTGATGAGCTCCAGGTTTGGATGCTGCATCTGCTGATCCATGACTCCGTCCAGGTCCTGCTTCGGTGTCATGCTGTTTCTCTTGTTCAAGAAGTCAAATGAAGCGAGTGCATCCTGAGAAGACGCAGCACAACAAAAAAGGAGAAGCAATGAATGGAACATAGAGAAGCTTAAATGATATATAACAACGTAAAAGATGTCAGTAACTATGCAATTTGATACAACTTTAAATACATTGTAGCATTTGTCCGTGCGAATCCCTGAAAAGCTGTTGAGCAGTGACGAAAAAACTAAAGCTCTCATTGTCTCTGTGTCCACATTCATGCAAATCATTTTATTATGCCTACGTATGGCTGTTATTGGACTTTATTGCAATCTTGTTCCTTTGCAGACTTTTCAGACATTTGGCTGCTGCACAGGAAAGTCAATTTTTTGAAATTTACAAGAATGAagttttgtttctaaacagggagcttttctgtgtttccagTCGCTACGTATCTGCCTCAACAGCAATACTTGTAATTCCTTGGACGCTTTACCTGCACTTCCTCCTTGTCAGGTAGCTTGTCTTGCACCAGAGGATCCCGGATGTCGTGATGAACCGGGTACTGTTTGCGTCCTGGGGTGGGTTCTTTGTCAAAGTCCAGCTTGGTCACCAGTGGGTCACTgcacaggcagaggtacagcTTTATAATGATACTAAAACCTAATCCATGGATTACTCCCATCACAATCTCAGTGATGCAGAATAAGTGGTAAGCGTTACTTCTGTATGTGTGATGTAAATGTACCTGCTTGGTGTCGGGGATCCAGGCAAACTACTGGGCCCAGtctcagcagcctgtggactAAAGGAGTTGGAGCTGACAGTGGGTATGGCTCGTCTGACTAGGCGACCCCAGGTAGCAATGTTGATGTTCATCTGAGGGGCTCGTAGGAAGGTTTTACCTGAATAAGACCcaagagagagacacagggtGAGCGGTTTGATGTTTGTCAAGTGATCAATACTGATGGAGGATAAAATACCAGTGATTTGTGTAAACTCACCTTGTTGTTTTGAGAAAatcttcttttgtctttgcagCTTTGGTCGTCTCTCAATGACAGGGTTGAAAAATGTCACCTAAAAAACAAGAAGGCCGCTTCAGAATTTGTGCCACACTAATGTCGGGATCATGGTGCAGCTCGTCTGCGTCTACCTCAGCAAACAGCATCCCCTGAGGCTCCAGGTACAGACACATCCCATGGCGCTGGTTGTCCAGGAAGTCCTCCAGCCGCAGAAATTTCACGGCACAGAGCGAGCGCCAATCGCGCCAGTACACAGAGATCTCCAGTTCACGGGACTACAGGTGCGGAGCAGAGCACACCCAACAGATATGAAGCACACAACAACACTCAGTCAACAGCCTGATGTGGGTCAAAGGTAGCATGACTTACCCGGTCCAGCTCCAGTGTAAACTTCTGGTCCCAGGCCTGGTTGCTGACCGGCCTCCAGCTCGTTTGTCCGACTACTGTGTTGTCCAGCTTCAGTACTGCACTGATTTCATCTAAAGACACAGATGCACGTTTCTTAATGCagcaggttctggctctggagACACAGTAGTTCTGGCTGTATGATGTGTGAAACCAGGGCGATCATTGTGTTATTATTGCATAGTATATATCATTAGGAGGAAACAAATGCCTTCTTCTGCCTTTTCTTCCTTTGGGGCAGGAAATTTCTCTCAAAGACTATACCTGCTTCATATCAGCTCAATGTCTGTTGGGACCatggagtctctgtggagttttaCACCCAGACTCATTAGGAGGCAAGATAATTGTCACTGTAGCTCATTTAACAGACAATGTCATCTCGCTGTGAAATCTATTACGGTGCAGCTGTAGTTATGGTAAAGCTCAACAGAACTCGTTTTATCAGTAGTTACTGGCTCCACTTACTGGAGAGCTCCTCATTCTTTGTCAGGTTCCTCGAGCTCGCGCCGCGGTTCCGGTTCGCTCGGCTAATAAAGGACGAGCGCGTCTCGCTGGGGCTCCAGCCCGGCAGCGGCGCGGACGCCGCTTTGGAACGACCGGGGACGTTTTCCAAAAGGTCCTGGCAACCCATGAGTCTGACGTCTAACGTGCCTGAAAGTCAGAACACTCACAATCACAATCATGTTCGGTCATCCCATATTCAAGCTTTGCGGGAAGAGGATGCTTTGTCTGCGACAGTGGAACATCAAACGATAAGCATTATGTCCAGGAACCTGTGAGTGCTGCTGGTTTGGTGACGGTGCTGTACTGGTTCTGTGTGGAGATGATGCTGGATCTAGGGCTGAGGGCGGGTGAGGAGAGCAGGGACAGCTCCTCTATGATGCCACTGCTGCGAGGGTGGTTTTTAGGCAACTCGTTGAGGCGTTGCTCCAGGGAATATCGTAACAGGTCGAGTTTCTGACTCGACTCATTAAATCGAGCCTGGGcctggaggaaggaagggaaagACAGAAGGGTAAAAAACAAAGGGAATCGTTTATCATGTTATTGATATTACATTAAGAACCCAAATTGTGCTGATGTCAATTCAAACTTTATTAGCAGGTGGTGGAGAATTTGACGTGTGTGGGGACGAACACCCATCAACCTACCTCTGAATGTGCCCGCTTTTCTGTTACTTTTCCTGAGCCTAGGAGTTTCATGACATTCTTGGCTCCTTCCGCTACAGCAGATTCGATCCTGGCATGGtgacacagctcctccacccgCAGGTCCAGCGGGCTGATGATGGGTTTGTCTGAACAACAAGGAAGGATGCCATGCTTTAATCTGATGCATGCTTGTTCATGGGCCTTTGAAGAAGCGCCCCTCagcctccaacacacacagaacataaaGTATAACGGTGGACTCACCCATCACATCGTTGCTCTCGAAGCTCAGCTCACTGGCCTGGCTGGCCTTAAGGATCTGCATCCTGATGAACTCAATCTTCGTCTTGCTGTCCTGAAGCATCTGCTGCGCTGTTGCTAACAACTTACGATCCTGCGAGTGAAAATAATTCACAATTGAATTACAGGTTTTagtgatgttttcttttctgagTCACACAACTTTTAACTTACAGATGACCCCAAATGCACACCGTCCATCATCACCCACGAGTTTTGTTACCCATTAGTGAGTATTGGCACTGAAACACTAATGACCACATGGAAAATTTTATTCACAAAAAGAATCCAAAAGGGGCATGTTTTTGTCAATGCTCTACTATGtccaaatacacacgcacactcacgtTTACGTAAGCAAAGTCCACCCAGAATTCCTCTACCGTTTTAAACCCTGGTTTCTAATGGCAGCACGCGCAGGAAAGACCTCTGTCCAGCAGGCATTTCCTCTGACATCAGGACAGGACAATTTCCAAATGGAGGTGCCTCCGACCGTCTGTCTGACCGAAGGAGCTCACTTACAAAGTCATGAGAAACCTTCCAGCCAGCTCTACCGAGACATTCTGAATCATCTGCAAGTACCTGAAACTGTGTCaggtaaaataaaattttaaatctGACTTCAAATTAGGATTCAGGAATTATTTTGAGGCTGTAGTCGAACATAGAGAGAGGTATAAACATTTTGTTATTGCTGTATTTCTACCCCACTCTGCACAGAAACAGTGCCAGTGGCATTGATCTCATTCATCTCtctccaaaacacaacaagttAACACAGCAAGCCAAGTGATGCATGCACAGACAGACCATGAAAGGCAAGACGACACTACTGAAGCGGCACACGTGTCTACACCGTCTCTacaaaatgactttaattacTACCAACGGACACGATAACCACGTTGGTTATCCAGgtgacagacgcagacacaccACAAGTAAATTATAGTTTTCTGAGCATTAGAGCAAAGCCCACAAACAAATGCATATGACATTCACGGATACCAACACTGCCTTCTCGTGTTCCCTGCTCCCCTACACTGAAGCGCTGAGCTTACACGTGACATGTGTCTACCATCTGCAGAGTGGAAGCTGCCTTTAAACTGGTATCACAGCTGCAATTTCAACTATGCCTCTTGCTGACCTTTATgctgcaatatatatatatatgtttctACACATAGCCTGTTTTTGAAGGCAGTAGTTGAACCAGTCTACCTAACCCTGGGGTTTCCAGCTCAGGGTCATAACAGGTCAAAATATGATTAACAACCCTGTTAGTGTAAGACATTTCCTGTCAACAGGTAGTCAAAGCTATGAGACGGGCTTACCATGTGTTTCACAGAGTCACAagctacaaacaaacaaatctgaaGTCATTTACGTGGAGAAGAAAACCCTCCGGAAACCCGAGTGTACATACACAACTATGGCAGGTATGAAAACTGGAAGTTCAACCAGGAAGCTGATTCGCAAGCCACTGTAAACGGATGACTATTTACGGCAGACAGTCTGGGGCCGTGGCTTCACTGTTAGATCTCATCTCAAAAAGATTAGACAAAGTGAGAATCAGTCTGGGGCCGGCGTTGAGCCCTACCTTGGACGATCCGTTGGAGTACATGTGAATCATGTTCTCGGCGCCCTGCTTGACCTTGAGCTCGATGTCGTTCTGCCTTTTCAGCGCAGCCAGGCGGTTGCTGCTGGTGCACATGGTGGGCGTATCTGGCGTCAAAGGGCACTCTGCACGAAGATGAGAAGAAAACCCCAAGTTAACACGGCTTTTCAAACAAGGGACTCGCAGTGGGATTGTGTATGCGGAGCTGGAGTATGTCACGAGGACGCTCTCACTGCAAATAGTAACTCAACAGGCCGCTGCTATTTCTGGCAGCCAGCCATTTTGGAGTTAGCTAAACAGTGACCTGCGCCACTGCTTAGGAGAGAAACACCAAGTGGCAACTGTAGTTGTCACATAATGTATCCAGAAGGCTCTGCTGGATGTGTCTGTAGGTTTGTTAGCACAAGACTCCATTTGGCTGCCTCACTCAACAACATTCAAAGGACGGCTTCAGTCATTTTCTAAATACGCTGTATTTCCAAGCACAGACCTTAACACCCACGACGACACCCTGCTTTAGATGTAAACCCAAGACCCAACGGAGCCCTTGGAATAAGGAACACGTCACCCAGTGGAATACTTCACCTGACTGATGCATTTATCATTTATGGCCAACTTGTAGCGGcaatttattgtttgtttttgttaccaAATGGGGATAAATTGAAAATCTTTTTGATTCAGTAGTGAGGCGTGAACAGGAAGGCTTTTTGCTCAATTACACAGGCCGTCAATAGACACACTGAGTTTGACTGGTATCAGATTCTGTTCAGCTATAAGAAAAAAAGGGAATAGCTACTAATTTGTACAAAGTTTGTGCTATTTTATTGGTACAACTCTTAAGTCTGGTCTAACTGTAACAGAAGAAACAAGCCTGCGGCCATTTCTATTATGAGCAaccgggaaaaaaaaaatacaacaaaaaaaacaacaagtatGAGCTTGTAGGCAACTATCGATACTGACAACACAGTTGTTGAAACAAAGAGGGTCCAAAACATGACGTCTATCATCTTTTCAAATTCACCTTATAATCATATCAGCTGCTAGGATGCACACAGCTACAGGCGCCACGTGGGTCCTCTGCCCCGAGCTGGACCACAGTTTGAGGATGAGCTCAGAGgctgttgtgttatttttttttgtcatgtcCGGACTCGACAGGTAAAGACAGATACAGAAAACCCCTCCCCAGACACACAAAACCTTTCCTCTGTCACACGCACGATAAATACAGGTGAGGTGGGCATAAAAACCTGCCCGACTTCTCCTGACTTGACTTGCAAGTTCAGTTTCAGAGTCTAGGCTGTTTAGTAGAAACTTGTTTTGGATGCAAGGACACAAAAACTGAGCTGTAATACACAAAAAATGTCATAGTCTGCGTTTATCCTAACTAAAATAATAGGTCTATTAAGTCTTTTTTGACTGACCCAACTGACACCTAAAAtagcagtgaggaggaaaatcAAATGAGCCTTTATCAAAGACACTGCAAGCTGCCAACAGCAGGCCTGTGATTCATCCACTCAGAGCTGCGCAAAACACTGCAATGACTCCTTTGAACACCTGCAGGAGATGGGCAAAAGGGAAGCATGAGGTTGTTTGAACTCAAACTCTAAATGATTCATCTAATGACACATAATAAGCTGAGAGAGCACCACCGGTGAGCTTCCTGCTGATGGGCAGGAGGGGAGGGTGTTCGCTTTCCCAGGGCTGCCCTCCGCGCACACATGGACACAGGAGTGGGCACTCGCCGATCCCCATTCACACCACAGAAAAGCTGCATTGCAAGGTGAGAATGCACGGGCTCATGTTGCCAAGTGAAGGATCTGTCGAGTCCCAGTGATTACATTAAGCTCATGTTAAGTCAGCGTCATGTGAAGGCTGTTAGCGCAAATGACAAAGGCATGCTTAGAAGCACAAGTGCAACAATGCTGCGTATGTCATCCAGGCTATGTTCGGGGCTTTTCTCTCTGCTAGGAGGGTGCGGTTTAGTCAAGGTCACATCAAGCCAAGAATTCAAGGAGCCCCCCCCTCCACGGTTCACCCCACGCTGGGCTGGAGGACAAGATACCAAGCTACTGAATAGCTACAGGGCTGATGTCACTGCTGGACAGATGACAAGGAGAACCCTCCCTCAGATTAACCCCATCTGTATCCCATGAACAACATGCTAACAATACTCTCTAAACAATTACATCATGATTTGGAGGACTGGACCTAAAACTAGCCAGGATGGTTGCCATTGGAGATGTGGTCCGATGACTGGACAGGAAGTAAACTGTAGGTCTTGGAGCATGTCTCTCTAAATGAGGGGATGTGTGACAGAGGGAGCTGACTGGTGAACCCATGTCAGACGGCGCCGGAGAGCAAGTCAGTCCATTTCTGGCTTCGGCTAAACGGACAATAACCAGAACCCCCCCATCAACTCCCTCCTGGAACAAA contains:
- the pkn2a gene encoding serine/threonine-protein kinase N2 isoform X1, with the protein product MRGLVCSTDLEMELAETDEVAGDARGQLVAERLGLGHNLDLSDTMVQQKLDEIKEQIRREIRKELKIKEGAENLRKVTTDKKSLAYVDNMLKKSNKKVEELHQELQELNAHIVVKDPEEVLECPLTPDTPTMCTSSNRLAALKRQNDIELKVKQGAENMIHMYSNGSSKDRKLLATAQQMLQDSKTKIEFIRMQILKASQASELSFESNDVMDKPIISPLDLRVEELCHHARIESAVAEGAKNVMKLLGSGKVTEKRAHSEAQARFNESSQKLDLLRYSLEQRLNELPKNHPRSSGIIEELSLLSSPALSPRSSIISTQNQYSTVTKPAALTGTLDVRLMGCQDLLENVPGRSKAASAPLPGWSPSETRSSFISRANRNRGASSRNLTKNEELSNEISAVLKLDNTVVGQTSWRPVSNQAWDQKFTLELDRSRELEISVYWRDWRSLCAVKFLRLEDFLDNQRHGMCLYLEPQGMLFAEVTFFNPVIERRPKLQRQKKIFSKQQGKTFLRAPQMNINIATWGRLVRRAIPTVSSNSFSPQAAETGPSSLPGSPTPSSDPLVTKLDFDKEPTPGRKQYPVHHDIRDPLVQDKLPDKEEVQDALASFDFLNKRNSMTPKQDLDGVMDQQMQHPNLELITIQKGTEIREEDPFHFRLQDFKCVAVLGRGHFGKVLLAEYKSTGEMFAIKALKKGDIVARDEVDSLMCEKRIFETVNSVRHPFLVNLFACFQTQEHVCFVMEYAAGGDLMMHIHADVFSEPRAIFYAACVVLGLQFLHDHKIVYRDLKLDNLLLDTEGYVKIADFGLCKEGMGFRDRTSTFCGTPEFLAPEVLTETSYTRAVDWWGLGVLIFEMLVGESPFPGDDEEEVFDSIVNDEVRYPQFLSTEAISIMRRLLRRSPERRLGAGEKDAEEVKKHLFFRNMDWNGLLAKKVKPPFVPIIQGANDVSNFDDEFTSEAPILTPPREPRALNSEEQHMFFDFDYIADWC
- the pkn2a gene encoding serine/threonine-protein kinase N2 isoform X2 — protein: MAADSVQGDARGQLVAERLGLGHNLDLSDTMVQQKLDEIKEQIRREIRKELKIKEGAENLRKVTTDKKSLAYVDNMLKKSNKKVEELHQELQELNAHIVVKDPEEVLECPLTPDTPTMCTSSNRLAALKRQNDIELKVKQGAENMIHMYSNGSSKDRKLLATAQQMLQDSKTKIEFIRMQILKASQASELSFESNDVMDKPIISPLDLRVEELCHHARIESAVAEGAKNVMKLLGSGKVTEKRAHSEAQARFNESSQKLDLLRYSLEQRLNELPKNHPRSSGIIEELSLLSSPALSPRSSIISTQNQYSTVTKPAALTGTLDVRLMGCQDLLENVPGRSKAASAPLPGWSPSETRSSFISRANRNRGASSRNLTKNEELSNEISAVLKLDNTVVGQTSWRPVSNQAWDQKFTLELDRSRELEISVYWRDWRSLCAVKFLRLEDFLDNQRHGMCLYLEPQGMLFAEVTFFNPVIERRPKLQRQKKIFSKQQGKTFLRAPQMNINIATWGRLVRRAIPTVSSNSFSPQAAETGPSSLPGSPTPSSDPLVTKLDFDKEPTPGRKQYPVHHDIRDPLVQDKLPDKEEVQDALASFDFLNKRNSMTPKQDLDGVMDQQMQHPNLELITIQKGTEIREEDPFHFRLQDFKCVAVLGRGHFGKVLLAEYKSTGEMFAIKALKKGDIVARDEVDSLMCEKRIFETVNSVRHPFLVNLFACFQTQEHVCFVMEYAAGGDLMMHIHADVFSEPRAIFYAACVVLGLQFLHDHKIVYRDLKLDNLLLDTEGYVKIADFGLCKEGMGFRDRTSTFCGTPEFLAPEVLTETSYTRAVDWWGLGVLIFEMLVGESPFPGDDEEEVFDSIVNDEVRYPQFLSTEAISIMRRLLRRSPERRLGAGEKDAEEVKKHLFFRNMDWNGLLAKKVKPPFVPIIQGANDVSNFDDEFTSEAPILTPPREPRALNSEEQHMFFDFDYIADWC
- the gtf2b gene encoding transcription initiation factor IIB → MASTSRGDALALPRVQCPNHPDALLVEDYRAGDMICPECGLVVGDRVIDVGSEWRTFSNEKALKDPSRVGDAQNPLLNGGDLTTMIGKGTGAASFDEFGNSKYQNRRTMSSSDRAMLNAFKEISTMADRINLPRNIIDRTNNLFKQVYEQKSLKGRANDAIASACLYIACRQEGVPRTFKEICAVSRISKKEIGRCFKLILKALETSVDLITTGDFMSRFCSNLGLPKQVQMAATFIARKAVELDLVPGRSPISVAAAAIYMASQASAEKKTQKEIGDIAGVADVTIRQSYRLIYPKAAELFPPDFKFDTPVDKLPQL
- the pkn2a gene encoding serine/threonine-protein kinase N2 isoform X3, whose product is MLLLNHYGDARGQLVAERLGLGHNLDLSDTMVQQKLDEIKEQIRREIRKELKIKEGAENLRKVTTDKKSLAYVDNMLKKSNKKVEELHQELQELNAHIVVKDPEEVLECPLTPDTPTMCTSSNRLAALKRQNDIELKVKQGAENMIHMYSNGSSKDRKLLATAQQMLQDSKTKIEFIRMQILKASQASELSFESNDVMDKPIISPLDLRVEELCHHARIESAVAEGAKNVMKLLGSGKVTEKRAHSEAQARFNESSQKLDLLRYSLEQRLNELPKNHPRSSGIIEELSLLSSPALSPRSSIISTQNQYSTVTKPAALTGTLDVRLMGCQDLLENVPGRSKAASAPLPGWSPSETRSSFISRANRNRGASSRNLTKNEELSNEISAVLKLDNTVVGQTSWRPVSNQAWDQKFTLELDRSRELEISVYWRDWRSLCAVKFLRLEDFLDNQRHGMCLYLEPQGMLFAEVTFFNPVIERRPKLQRQKKIFSKQQGKTFLRAPQMNINIATWGRLVRRAIPTVSSNSFSPQAAETGPSSLPGSPTPSSDPLVTKLDFDKEPTPGRKQYPVHHDIRDPLVQDKLPDKEEVQDALASFDFLNKRNSMTPKQDLDGVMDQQMQHPNLELITIQKGTEIREEDPFHFRLQDFKCVAVLGRGHFGKVLLAEYKSTGEMFAIKALKKGDIVARDEVDSLMCEKRIFETVNSVRHPFLVNLFACFQTQEHVCFVMEYAAGGDLMMHIHADVFSEPRAIFYAACVVLGLQFLHDHKIVYRDLKLDNLLLDTEGYVKIADFGLCKEGMGFRDRTSTFCGTPEFLAPEVLTETSYTRAVDWWGLGVLIFEMLVGESPFPGDDEEEVFDSIVNDEVRYPQFLSTEAISIMRRLLRRSPERRLGAGEKDAEEVKKHLFFRNMDWNGLLAKKVKPPFVPIIQGANDVSNFDDEFTSEAPILTPPREPRALNSEEQHMFFDFDYIADWC